AACCTGTCCCATTGTGCTCTTTGTTCTTAATATTTCGGGTTATCTCTTTGTTGGCTGCGCTTTCTCACCCCGGTCACATAGTTCGCTATGCTCCCGGGGATTCGCGCGCTTGCCGCCGCGATATAACCCGAACTATTTGAACAACCAAAAGCACAATAAGACAGGTTCTGCGTTTAGTTGCCGCGCTCTAAAAGTACCTGGCGCTTAATCCTTTCGTTGCTGTATGCGGCGTAATGAACGTTCGCGACGCGATTGTTCACGGCTGCGGTCCAGCAAGATTTCCTCAATGAAAGCCAGATGTCGGTGCGACGCTTCGCGCGCCTGCTCCGGTTCCCCGGCCATTATCGCCTCGAATACTCGGGTGCGATGGTTGCTTACCAGTGGGAGCATGTCCCGACGGGCATACAACAATTCAAAATTCTGACGAACGTTCTGGGCCAGCATCGGCTCCATGCAGCGTAGCAGATGGAGGAGCACCACGTTGTGGGCCGCTTCGGTGACGGCGATTTGATACTGGACGACGGCGCTGGACTCGGCGTCTAGATCGCCGGACTGCTGTGCCCGTTCAATGGCCTGATGCAGTTCGCGGATACGCACGCGATCTTCATCAGTGCTGCGAAGGGCGGCGTAATAGGCCGCAATACCTTCAAGCGCGTGACGGGTCTCAAGCAGGTCAAACTGGGATTCTGGGTGGTCAGAGAGAAGTTCTACCAGCGGATCGCTGAAGCTCTGCCACAGGCTGTTTTGCACAAAGGTTCCGCCGCCCTGGCGACGAAGCAGCAAGCCCTTTGCTTCGAGACGTTGAATCGCCTCACGCAGAGAGGGACGTGAAACGTCGAACTGTTTTGCCAGCTCGCGTTCTGGCGGAAGTTTCTCACCCGGGCGCAGAGTCCCTTCGAGGATTAAAAACTCCAGCTGCTGCTCAATCACATCAGATAGTTTTGGTTGGCGAATTTTGCTGTAGGCCATATTCCCTGTCTTACGCCTTTTTGCCCGGAGTCAATTGGTCTTACCAATTTCTATTTCGTATCGCTAAAGTAACAAAGTATTCACCTTCTGTCCATATTGGTTTTGATTGAAATCAGTAAACCCTGCACATTTTAACAACCTTACAGAAATAACGTTTCAGAAATGTAACTTTGCACAAATGAGTTGATTACTCCCAAAGAGGGAGTTTTAACCATAATGAAACGAGGGCTTTTGCAATCTGAAGCGATTCAACAAGGCAAATAATGAAAATTCGCCCACTTATGGAGCATTTCTATTCTATAGGTTGGGTTAGGAAGAATGAGCGGGCCGATTTACAAATGCTTTCTTTTTATTCAAGTCGTCATCACCCCTTCATAAAGCAGGTGCATTCGCAGGCGCTTACCACTATTCTTGCGCTTACGGAAGTCATGTCCGCTTTTTTCGGTCTCGTTAACCGTAAAGAAATAAATACAGAATATGGATTTTCATAATTACACACGCACAGCGTGAACATAACAACCACACACGAGGTTTCAAATGGAAGCTCAACAGCACGGCGATCAGCTAAAGCGCGGGCTTAAAAACCGCCATATACAGCTCATCGCACTGGGCGGTGCGATTGGTACCGGCCTGTTTCTGGGCAGCGCATCCGTTATCCAGTCAGCCGGTCCCGGCATTATTTTGGGTTACGCGATTGCCGGCTTTATTGCCTTTCTGATTATGCGCCAGCTGGGTGAAATGGTCGTTGAAGAGCCGGTCGCAGGCTCCTTCAGCCACTTTGCCTATAAATATTGGGGCAGCTTTGCCGGTTTCGCCTCGGGCTGGAACTACTGGGTGCTGTACGTTCTGGTTGCCATGGCCGAGCTTACCGCCGTCGGGAAATACATTCAGTTCTGGTATCCCGAGATCCCAACCTGGGCCTCCGCAGCGGCTTTCTTCGTCATTATTAACGCCATTAACCTGACCAACGTAAAAGTGTTCGGTGAGATGGAGTTCTGGTTCGCTATCATCAAGGTCATTGCCGTTGTGGCGATGATCATCTTCGGCGGCTGGCTGCTGTTCAGCGGCAACGGCGGCCCGCAGGCAACCGTGCGCAACCTCTGGGAACAGGGCGGCTTCCTGCCTCACGGCATGACGGGCCTGGTGATGATGATGGCCATCATCATGTTCTCCTTCGGCGGACTCGAGCTGGTGGGCATCACCGCCGCTGAAGCCGACAACCCGGAGCAGAGCATTCCAAAAGCCACTAACCAGGTTATCTACCGCATTCTGATCTTCTATGTGGGCTCGCTGGCCGTGCTGCTCTCCCTGCTGCCGTGGACGCGCGTGACCGCCGACACCAGCCCGTTTGTGCTGATCTTCCACGAGCTGGGCGATACCTTTGTAGCAAACGCACTCAACGTGGTTGTTCTGACAGCAGCGCTCTCCGTTTACAACAGCTGCGTATACTGCAACAGCCGCATGCTGTTCGGCCTGGCCCAGCAGGGCAACGCGCCTAAAGCGCTGCTCAACGTCGATAAACGCGGCGTGCCGGTAAACACAATTCTGGTTTCGGCGGTTGTGACCGCGCTGTGCGTGCTCATTAACTATATGGCACCGGAATCGGCGTTTGGCCTGCTGATGGCACTGGTGGTCTCTGCCCTGGTCATCAACTGGGCGATGATCAGCCTGGCGCACATGAAGTTTCGCCGCGCCAAGCAGCAGCAGGGCGTCACCACCCGCTTCCCTGCCCTGCTCTATCCGCTGGGCAACTGGGTGTGCCTGGTGTTCATGGCGGCCGTGCTGGTGATCATGCTGATCACCCCGGGTATGGCGATTTCCGTCTACCTGATCCCGGTCTGGATTGCGATCCTTGGCGTAGGCTATCTCTTCAGCCAGAAAAGTCGTAATGCCATGAAAGCACACTAAGCCTCTCTCCGCGGCGCCTGCTTTTGCGGGTGCCGCGCGTTGTTACCTCCCTCACACTTTCACGCCCACAGCCCATTTATCCATATCACCGCCCTGATACTGCAACGCATATATTCCTTTGCCAGCAAATAATTCTCTCCATACCGTAAACCGGAGAGCTGTCGATGGATAACAACACACTGTCAGTAAAAGAAAAGATCGGCTATGGGATGGGCGACGCGGGATGCAACATCATCTTCGGTGCCATCATGCTGTTTGTTAACTATTTTTATACGGATATTTTTGGCCTCGCCCCTGCGCTGGTTGGCGTGCTGCTGCTTTCCGTGCGAGTGATTGACGCCGTAACGGACCCGATCATGGGCGCGATTGCTGACCGTACCCGCAGCAAATATGGTCGGTTTCGTCCATGGCTGCTGTGGATCGCTTTCCCCTACGCGCTGTTCAGCATTCTGATGTTCACCACACCGGAGTGGAGCTATAACAGCAAAGTTATCTATGCGTTTGTCACCTACTTCCTGCTCTCTTTGACCTATACGGCCATCAACATTCCCTACTGCTCGCTGGGCGGGGTGATCACCAACGATCCAAAAGAACGCGTGGCCTGCCAGTCGTATCGCTTCGTGCTGGTCGGCATCGCCACGCTGCTGCTCTCATTAACGCTGCTGCCGATGGCCGACTGGTTTGGCGGGGATAACAAAGCCAAAGGTTACCAGATGGCGATGACCGTCCTGGCGCTGATTGGAACCTGCATGTTCCTGTTCTGCTTCGCCACCGTGCGCGAGCGCGTGCGCCCGGCGGTACAGACCAACGACGAGCTGAAAAACGATCTGAAAGACGTGTGGAAGAACGACCAGTGGGTACGTATTCTGCTCCTGACCCTGTGCAACGTCTGCCCGGGCTTTATCCGCATGGCAGCCACCATGTATTACGTCACCTGGGTGATGGGCCAGAGCACCCATTTCGCCACGCTGTTTATCAGCCTGGGCGTGGTCGGCATGATGCTCGGCAGCGTGCTGGCAAAAGTGCTGACCGACCGCTGGTGCAAGCTCAAGGTCTTCTTCTGGACCAATATCGTTCTGGCGATTTTCTCAACCGCCTTTTATTTCTTCGACCCGAAAGCCACCGCCACCATCGTGGTGCTCTACTTCCTGCTGAACATCCTGCACCAGATCCCGTCTCCGCTGCACTGGTCGCTGATGGCCGACGTGGACGACTACGGCGAGTGGAAGACCGGTAAGCGCATCACCGGGATCAGCTTCTCCGGCAACATCTTCTTCCTGAAGCTGGGGCTAGCGATTGCCGGGGCGATGGTCGGCTTCCTGCTCTCCTGGTACGGTTATGATGCGGGAGCAAAAGCGCAGAGCGCGGACGCCATTAACGGGATCGTGCTGCTCTTTACCGTCATTCCCGGCATTGGATACTTAATTACCGCGGGTGTAGTACGACTGCTGAAGGTGGATCGTGAAACCATGAAGCAGATCCAGTCCGATCTGGAAAAACGCCGCAACAACTATCAAGAGCTGAACGATTATCAGGAACTGAAAGCTGCTGAGACTAAATAAGGAAAGCCGAATGCAAACCTGGCCAAACCCGTTTATCGAACAACGCGCCGATCCGTACATTTTACATCACGAGGGGCAGTACTATTTTATCGCCTCCGTGCCGGAGTACGACAGGCTGGCGATCCGCCGCGCAGCGTCGCTGGAAGGCTTACGTCATGCCGAAGAAGTGGTGGTCTGGTGTAAACCCGAGACCGGACCAATGAGCCAGCTGATTTGGGCGCCGGAACTGCACCACATTGACGGGAAGTGGTACATCTATTTTGCTGCGGCGCACACCCAGGCGCTCGACGCGCTCGGGATGTTCCAGCACCGCATGTTTGCCATTGAATGTGCCGACAGCGATCCGCTTACCGGCACGTGGGTGGAAAAAGGGCAGATCAAAACGCCTTTCGATACCTTCGCCCTGGACGCCACCACCTTTTTGCATCAGGGGAAACGCTGGTATCTGTGGGCGCAAAAAGCGCCGGATATCACCGGAAACTCCAACCTTTATCTGTGTGAAATGGCGGACCCGTGTACGCTGAAAGGCGAGCCGGTGATGCTCAGCAAGCCGGAATACGACTGGGAGCGTCGCGGGTTTTGGGTCAACGAAGGCCCGGCGGTACTGGTTCACGGCGATAAGCTGTTTATCAGCTATTCCGCCAGCGCTACCGACGAGAACTACTGCATGGGGCTGCTGTGGATAGACCTGAACGCGGATCCGCAAAACCCATTGAACTGGCAAAAATCTCCGCATCCCGTATTCGTGACCAGCTACGAAAATCGCCAGTACGGCCCGGGCCATAACAGCTTTACGCAAACGCCGGAAGGGGACGATGTGCTGGTGTATCACGCGCGGAATTACACCGAAATTGAGGGCGACTCGCTGTACGATCCGAATCGCCATACCCGACTGAAGCTTGTCCGCTGGAATGAAAGCGGGATGCCTGATTTCGGCATCCCGCCCGCGGATACGCTTTAGCCTTTGCGGCGCGCTGGCCTACACCAGCGTGCCGTAGATAGTCAGCAGCGCCACGATAACCACCACCACAAACGACGTTTTCTTCGCCATGGAAACAGCGGCTTTCGGCGTTTCAATCTTGTCGGTATGCGGCTCACGCGCCAGCGAGAACTGCGCCAGACGCGTTAGCACCTGGTACTGCGACGTATGGCGATCGGCAAGAGAAGCGAACCATGCGGGCAGCGCTTTTTCACCGTGACCAATTAACGCGTACACCACGCCTACCAGACGCACCGGGAGCCAGTCGATCACGTGCAGGATGGCATCAATACCGGACTGCAGGCGTTCATGCGGCGTCAGATAACGGGCAAGCCAGGTCTGCCAGGCGCGCAGGAACGCATATCCCATCAGCAGTACCGGCCCCAGCGGGCCCCCCACTACAAACCAGAACAGCGGCGCAAGATAGTAACGGAAGTTAATCCACAGCAGCGCGTTTTGCAGCTCGCGCAGGAATTCGCGCTCGTCACAGTCCGGCGGCACGCCGTGGATCATCGTCAGCTCGCTCGCCATGGCACCGCGCGCATGGGCATCGTCACGGGAGGCGGCTTTCAGGTATGCGTGATAGTGTAAACGCACCTTGCCTGCGCCAATGCACAGCACCCCAAGCAGGATCCATACCACCAGCAGCGGCACGTTGAAAAAGAGTCCGTACAGCGAACGCAGGAGCAGGAACGTAATGGCCATCACCCCTGCCATCATCAGCAGCGTGCGCAGCATGGAAAAATGTTTGATACGGCGGAATAATACCTCCAGCCGGTGATCCAGATGCCAGTGCTCGCCGAGCTTAAACAGGCGTTCAGCGATGATAACCAGCAGCATGGTAAACAACGTCATGGTATCTCCTTATTCTGACGACGCGGTGAGCATGGCGCGAAACCGGGACCAGTCAAAGGCCGGGCCGGGATCGGTTTTTCTCTCCGGGGCTATATCACTGTGTCCCGTGATATTTTCGGCGATAGCCGGGTAGAGTCCGATAAGCGTGCGGGTCACTGCCGCTAGCTGTTGATACTGTGAATCGGTGTAGGGCGTCGTATCCGTGCCTTCCAGTTCGATTCCGATAGAAAAATCGTTGCACCGTTCGCGCCCGTGATACATCGACACGCCGGCATGCCAGGCGCGCTTATCAAAGGGAACATACTGAACCACTTCACCATCGCGACGAATCAGGCAGTGAGCCGATACGCGCAGATGTGCAATTTCAGCAAAGAAGGGATGAGCATCGGGATCAATCGTTCCTGTGAATAACGCATCGATCCACGGGCCGCCAAATTCACCCGGCGGGAGACTAATATTATGAACCACCAGCAGTGTGGGCTTTTCATCCTCCGGGCGGCAATCGTGGTGCGGCGAGGGCACGTGCCGCGCATCCACCAGCCATCCGTTTTCTAACAACATGCTGGAACTCCTTCTGTATGGTGCAATGACTCGGTTCAGAGTAGCATGTTTCAATATTATGATTCGTTACCAATTTGGAGTTTTATCATGCCGCCTCGCCGCTACAACCCCGACCACCGACGTGAAGCGCTTCTGGAACGTATTAATATGGATATTCCGGCAAGCGTCTCCCATGCTTTGAAAGAAGATCTGGGCGGTGACGTTAACGCTGATAAGGATATTACCGCACAATTGTTGCCAAAAGAGACGCGCTCGCACGCGGTCATTATCACCCGTGAAGACGGCGTTTTTTGCGGCAAGCGTTGGGTTGAAGAGGTCTTTACCCAGCTGGCGGGTGATGATGTGCAGATTATCTGGCACGTTGAAGACGGCGATGCAATTACGGCAAACCAGCCGCTGTTTGAACTGGACGGTCCTTCCCGCGTCTTGCTGACCGGCGA
This region of Enterobacter asburiae genomic DNA includes:
- the ampD gene encoding 1,6-anhydro-N-acetylmuramyl-L-alanine amidase AmpD, which gives rise to MLLENGWLVDARHVPSPHHDCRPEDEKPTLLVVHNISLPPGEFGGPWIDALFTGTIDPDAHPFFAEIAHLRVSAHCLIRRDGEVVQYVPFDKRAWHAGVSMYHGRERCNDFSIGIELEGTDTTPYTDSQYQQLAAVTRTLIGLYPAIAENITGHSDIAPERKTDPGPAFDWSRFRAMLTASSE
- the pdhR gene encoding pyruvate dehydrogenase complex transcriptional repressor PdhR, with translation MAYSKIRQPKLSDVIEQQLEFLILEGTLRPGEKLPPERELAKQFDVSRPSLREAIQRLEAKGLLLRRQGGGTFVQNSLWQSFSDPLVELLSDHPESQFDLLETRHALEGIAAYYAALRSTDEDRVRIRELHQAIERAQQSGDLDAESSAVVQYQIAVTEAAHNVVLLHLLRCMEPMLAQNVRQNFELLYARRDMLPLVSNHRTRVFEAIMAGEPEQAREASHRHLAFIEEILLDRSREQSRRERSLRRIQQRKD
- the ampE gene encoding beta-lactamase regulator AmpE → MTLFTMLLVIIAERLFKLGEHWHLDHRLEVLFRRIKHFSMLRTLLMMAGVMAITFLLLRSLYGLFFNVPLLVVWILLGVLCIGAGKVRLHYHAYLKAASRDDAHARGAMASELTMIHGVPPDCDEREFLRELQNALLWINFRYYLAPLFWFVVGGPLGPVLLMGYAFLRAWQTWLARYLTPHERLQSGIDAILHVIDWLPVRLVGVVYALIGHGEKALPAWFASLADRHTSQYQVLTRLAQFSLAREPHTDKIETPKAAVSMAKKTSFVVVVIVALLTIYGTLV
- the aroP gene encoding aromatic amino acid transporter AroP, translating into MEAQQHGDQLKRGLKNRHIQLIALGGAIGTGLFLGSASVIQSAGPGIILGYAIAGFIAFLIMRQLGEMVVEEPVAGSFSHFAYKYWGSFAGFASGWNYWVLYVLVAMAELTAVGKYIQFWYPEIPTWASAAAFFVIINAINLTNVKVFGEMEFWFAIIKVIAVVAMIIFGGWLLFSGNGGPQATVRNLWEQGGFLPHGMTGLVMMMAIIMFSFGGLELVGITAAEADNPEQSIPKATNQVIYRILIFYVGSLAVLLSLLPWTRVTADTSPFVLIFHELGDTFVANALNVVVLTAALSVYNSCVYCNSRMLFGLAQQGNAPKALLNVDKRGVPVNTILVSAVVTALCVLINYMAPESAFGLLMALVVSALVINWAMISLAHMKFRRAKQQQGVTTRFPALLYPLGNWVCLVFMAAVLVIMLITPGMAISVYLIPVWIAILGVGYLFSQKSRNAMKAH
- a CDS encoding glycoside-pentoside-hexuronide (GPH):cation symporter; the protein is MDNNTLSVKEKIGYGMGDAGCNIIFGAIMLFVNYFYTDIFGLAPALVGVLLLSVRVIDAVTDPIMGAIADRTRSKYGRFRPWLLWIAFPYALFSILMFTTPEWSYNSKVIYAFVTYFLLSLTYTAINIPYCSLGGVITNDPKERVACQSYRFVLVGIATLLLSLTLLPMADWFGGDNKAKGYQMAMTVLALIGTCMFLFCFATVRERVRPAVQTNDELKNDLKDVWKNDQWVRILLLTLCNVCPGFIRMAATMYYVTWVMGQSTHFATLFISLGVVGMMLGSVLAKVLTDRWCKLKVFFWTNIVLAIFSTAFYFFDPKATATIVVLYFLLNILHQIPSPLHWSLMADVDDYGEWKTGKRITGISFSGNIFFLKLGLAIAGAMVGFLLSWYGYDAGAKAQSADAINGIVLLFTVIPGIGYLITAGVVRLLKVDRETMKQIQSDLEKRRNNYQELNDYQELKAAETK
- a CDS encoding family 43 glycosylhydrolase — its product is MQTWPNPFIEQRADPYILHHEGQYYFIASVPEYDRLAIRRAASLEGLRHAEEVVVWCKPETGPMSQLIWAPELHHIDGKWYIYFAAAHTQALDALGMFQHRMFAIECADSDPLTGTWVEKGQIKTPFDTFALDATTFLHQGKRWYLWAQKAPDITGNSNLYLCEMADPCTLKGEPVMLSKPEYDWERRGFWVNEGPAVLVHGDKLFISYSASATDENYCMGLLWIDLNADPQNPLNWQKSPHPVFVTSYENRQYGPGHNSFTQTPEGDDVLVYHARNYTEIEGDSLYDPNRHTRLKLVRWNESGMPDFGIPPADTL